The sequence AATGAGATCGCAAAGTTCCAGTGTGAGTACAGGGATTGTCGCTTCTGCTGGTCTTTAGTGAGGACTTTGAGTTAGAGTTGTACAGAGAAAAATGTGGGAGTATTCCTCCCATTctgttcaaatatttaaaaattgtagaGGTGCGGGTGGTGGATGTAATGATGGTGCGTTCCTGCCTTACAGGCTTCTTTAAATGGTATCCTTTTTAGTAGTTACAAGGTAGCAGACTTAGTCCTTTGTAACCGGAAATAAGGGCCATCGCTCAAGTTCATGGGGCCCTGGACAATTTGGGTGGGCCACCTTTTACCTGGCTCAGTGAGTAGCCTATACCATAGAGGACAATAGTGGCACAGATCCCCAGAGAGGGCCTTTCTGACATATCGATATAAAGGTGAGTCAGGATCGTATTAAGGAGTTTTAACCAGATGGCCTTTGTTTTTCCCTACCAATGTAATGCAGCCATGATGTAAAGCTTGAACCAAAGTCGTTTTCTCACTAGCTGCTGTGCCTGTGTGGACCAGTGCAATGCTGACCACAATTTCACTACTCACTACTGACAAACTTAACCATCtagtacacttctttttaaaCCCCACCCTTTCATGACAATGCCAACAAATTGTGTCCAGCTTTGTAAAGAAATCTAGCCTATCTTGCACAGCGCTAACTTGCTTTAGCTCTCGATAGCATTTTACGGTCCAAAGAGAATTTTAAGGGCCTTGTATTTTAGTGCTTTTGAGATTTCAGGAGTCCTTCTCCTTCGTTTTATTCGTTGAGTTTCTGGGTAAGTCTTAGTTTTAGATGTGACCTTGGAGGGCTCAATGCAGATACTTCGCTGGCTCTGCCAGAACAAAGAATTGTAATAAATGAATAGTAATAGAAATATCAAGAGTCCACGTACTCTTAATTTCAATAGGAACTAATGGGAGGACAGTAGGCCCTGAAACATTTGACGGCTCTCTCACAACTCGTGACTTGCATTTGGAAGAAGGTGGATGTCAAGCTTAGCATTGGTACATTGTTTAGACTTCTTGTTTTTATGTTACAGAACAATAGAGATGGGCATACTGGGATAATTACAGTAGTATTTCCTCTGTAGCATTCCTCTGAGCTCTCTGGCATTTGAATTCTGTCACAAAGAGGTCCGAGTATCCCCCATTGTTCCTTTTTGTTACTGTGGCCCTGTCTGtagatttgtctttttttgttgttgttatgactCCTTACGCaagttgtgtttttgttgttaatATGATTTGAAATACCTCAGCAGCACTTACATGGGAGGTTCACTTTAAGCGAAAGACACCAACAGTCAACTTCAGAATGTACAAAAGCTGTTTATAACAGCCCGTTATTGTATGACCAACAACACATGTTAATTTAACAGAAACTACAGAATATACCAGGAAAATCTGTAATGTCACTCTACTACTGCTATTTCAAGTACTACTACTTAAAGGGTATCTCCAGGTTAACTTGTAATGAATCATTTTGTTCTCCTACTTGCCAAAGTAAAAATAAAGGCCTTTGTCTTTGCGGCTGGGTTGATGTCTTGATGCTGCTCATTATGCTAGTTCTGTCCGGAAATTTCAACGTAGCCTCTCTGGACATGTAGATTTACGTGTTTTGCGCATTGGTGTCATAACCCGGTGGGACCGGGACTGTGGGGGAGTTACTGATATATTTATCTGAGGAATGACTCAAAAGATTAGCGAGATTAACTTCTTCTTTTCTAAATTCTATATATATTCACTTATGTAAGATGTTTATATTTGAACCAATATCTAGTTTGAATGTAGTTTTTGTCATGCTTATTCACTAAAAGAAAAATGACCATTTATATTATAGCTAttctgaaaacacacaaaaaaagataaGACCAAAAATTAAAACCACACCCTTGAGATGTGGGAGTGGCTTTTATGTGCCCCACCCACATTGCGATGTGGTTTGTTTGAGTGGGTGGGGCTTTTGATGGTACTCCTGAAGGAAAAGGCTTGATGGCACCAAACTACTCtctaattttgtaattatttgctttttatgattttaatttgccatgttttttagttttttttaaaaaaacattaacaatcATTTGAATTTATTTACTGCCTTTTTTGTATATCATGAGGGAGCAACGTCACTGGCTTTCTTAGTTTGACAAACTTGCATTGATCATTTATGCCTTACTATTATTTCTGAAGTTTGACACATTGTAGCAAATTGTTGAAAATGTTTATGCgaaaggtgttttttttattgtgtttgtgtgagtgaaagaAGCAACCAAGCATGCACCAATGTCAATCTCACATGGTGCATATCGACCGTGAAAATAACGCTGTGAGTTCTATTcgtgttttgtgcattttttaaaaaaaaatttaggaAGTGTTGCTTTCTACCTATTATGTAGTTATAATTCAAGCTGGTTGGATACCTGTTGAAAAAGCTTTACTAATAACTTAACTCCAGCTGATCTGTAGGGAGTGGCATGATGGTTGCTGATGGTGCATTGACTTTGAaaggttaaaggaacagttcacccaagaatgaaaaattctgtcatttgctCGCCTTCATGTTGTTTCTCAATCCGTGAATAAGTTTCTTTTCTCCATAGCACACAAAAGTAAATGTTTGGCGGAAtgttagcctcggtcaccattcgctttcattgtaagCAAAAAAGGTGTGAATGAAAGAatacaaaagtgaatggtgaccgaggcgaTCTGATGATGGtctatttcaaatcaaatcaaatcacttcattgtcacactactatgtacacaagtgcaacagtaggtgaaagtcttgtgtgccatatttttgtgttccacagaagacttactggttttgaacaacatgagggtgagtaaatgatgacacaatttccattttttggtaaactattcctttaatattgtaGAGAAAGTAGGTTCCGTTTGGCGTAATAAGAAAAATGACTTTGATTTACTCATCGGTCAAAAATACAGGAAACATGCCATATTGAAAGTGGATATAAGGAAGCGTTATAAGGATTTGATGCAATTGACCACTTGGCTATAGATGATCCCTTTGAACTGATCATGAGATATTTCAGGTGTTGATTTATACTGATAAGGATGACAATTCTTAAAACATTCAAAGTTGTTGCGGATCCTGTATTTGGCACTTGATTTTGGCGTGTGTGGATGCTCTGACTTGCAATTGGATAGTTTTCTGATTGTATAATATACTGTTACTGTAGAGCCCCAGTCTAGTGACAAAATAGGATCGTTGCAGAAGAGGTCATGCACCAGAAAGGTGAGAGCTCCTCTGAGTAAACTGTTGTATACCTCATTTATAACTCGAAACAGAGTAAAAACCTGCTTTAATCTTCTGCAtaacataaaatgaaataaaaaaagtaacTGTCCCACAACAGAGGCCCGCAGATGTCTGTTTATTGTTTGGAGTGAGAAACTGGATCAGTACCCAAAAGAACAAAAAGGcacataagacacacaaacatgtgcaTATTAGCCAGAATTTAGTTGCTTAGAACacttatttatattttctttacactGTAGCCACTTATTCATTTTGTACCAAAGCTTTTTATATGATTTGACAATCGTCATCTTTCTTTCCCTCATTCTGAGTTGTGCTGCATGGTTTGTGTGCTTATGTGCTATTAGTTCTTCTGGGTTTGTGGCCTACTTGTTTCTCACCTTCTCCATGGTAACCAAAGACTTCAAAGTGATTGTATGGACTAAACTCTCTCTCCCAGTACCCTGCCTCAACTTTTATGATCTTTGGTCATACATGTGGTCAAGTAGACATGGTTAAGTAGAAAGAGAGTAAAAACACTGCTGGCTTCTGCAAGGACTTGTCAAAGTAACCCCTCATGGGCTGGGTGATGTTTATTAATACACACTGAAGGATGTCTTGGGCTCACTGCAACCTGCTCAGGATGAACTGTTCTCTGGAGTTAAAACACTGGTTCTATGATTGTTTACGGAAAACATGCAATGTCTTTCCATACATTTAGGTGCCGTTGTGCCGTGATTTTAGTGTTCTGTCCATGTATTTATCTAGCTTTGCTGTTTCCACAATTATGATTTCAATTGGTTTGATTAGCTGTGCAACTATGCATTGTTGCCCTCCATCCAACAAGGGCGGTGTCTGTATGACACAATTCTGTTGATGGTTTTATGCCGAGTGGAGGGTCGAAAGAAACTATAAGCTCTATTCCAAAGCAAAAATCCAAATATGAAATGTTTTACAAATGCAGATACCAAAGATAactgttttttttccttcttccttCCCAAATCCTTCAGTTTGTGTGTTAAGAAACAGAACCCAGCTCTGGCAGTAGTCCTAACCTCAGTAGTTCCAAAGCTTGGATGtatattttggtatttttctgAGATGCTTATGGGGGAAAAAGTTtgtcttttttaattttcttgTTCGTTGGATTTATTGCTCTCTTTTTTCTGTCATGGCATGGAATTAACTGCAAAACTGTCTTACTGTAGGTTAAAGAAatagtatttttgtatatttttggatGTGTCAATGTGTGTGATGTCAGATTCACTGCCCAGGTTatcattgtttttaaaacaaaacaaaaaaaagatttaagtaaaaaataataataaaaaaataataatatgtatataatacTTTGAGTCAATAATTTCAAAAGAAATCCACCTGTTTACTCTCATTTCCATATTTCCTACAGCTAAAGCTCAAGGAATTTGTTCCATTCTCACCCTGTCACATACTGTAGATTGTAACTTCAATATCTCCCTTCAGAACGCTGTAACTCACTGTTGTCGTAGTGATTGGTTGGGTTCTGGGTATCACTACAAACCTGAACTCTAGTGCCACTTGTGGTCTGTTATCAAGAACATATACCTGAGACTGAACGCTAAATGGCTACATCACTGTAGCTTAGAACTGAGTGATTGTGTAGAATATATATAAGTATGTGAATCAGGATAACATGGTAGTTTTAATGCATTTGTCTgctgtatttttgtttatatatatatatatatatatatatatatgtatatgtatgatcTTTTACTGTAACTGTACAGTTCTCTTTCGTTGTAAACATCATTAAACCATTTTCAAAGTGTTTTAATATTCTAACATGCCTTTTGGTCTTTTAATATTTGACAATTTGTATAATTCAATGTTGACGAACAGCCTTGCCAAAGAATACCAAATAGATAAtacattttggtttatttttagtatgttttttgtaattacagtaaaacaCCTATTTTTAGGTTGATGTCATGCTGACCGGGACTATTTAATGcatacaaaatgtgaaaaaaaatttaaagcagTGTGtgctactgtggcagggcggagggcggggccgggtcgtgatcctacacacccggtcccgtattaggctaattaagcctccgagggataaaggtcgactgcagaggatcgtgcgggagagagagatcgtttacggacatgtccgtcgtgtgtgtttgtgtcttcttttaagtttatcattaaaccattatttatatcgtcaagccggttctcgcctcttcctttccatggatactttacactggtgccgaagccaggaaggaggagagatgcccgtcgcagagtcctcgacactgccgtccacccaggggagcgccgctgccatccaccgggggatggccgccgtccgcgaagcgagtggggactggactccccgaccgcctggagcaatggagccgctgccaggggcggagaagagccctgccatccccagaaacgcggaggggtcagagcaagaccgccgtccgtgaggggaggagggaagtgtttgGTAGGGcaactgccaggggcggaggagtgtccccacgagtcgccgagaatgcggaggggcgttctgaccaccgggggtcgtgagtctgactccggtccgcccagaGAGAAGTGGCTGTCATCCGTCTGAGAGGGTGTGAGTGCTTGAGGACCATGCGacagtgtatcggagaactggcttgacgatataaataatggtttaatgataaacttaaaagacaacataaacgcacacgaaggacatgtccgtaaactatctctctctcccgcacgatcctctgcagtcaacctttatccctcggaggcttaattagcctaatacgggactgggtgtgtaggatcacgacccgccctccgccctgccacagctacCTTCCCAAATGCACAAGTTCAGTTCATAAATTGCTTCTTACAAAATTATCTGTGCTTTCCTTCTGATAAAGCATACAAGACCATCTATTGTTACAAATGGTTGCAAATGTGAAATAAGATGACAAATTACAGGCTACCAAAAATCAATGAATGCATCCATAAATTGTTCTTGTTGAAGTTACACAGGTTTAATTTCATGATGCCTCAAAAGTGTCCATCTCCACAACTTCTGCTGCATCCCTTTTTCTCCCTGTTCGAGCCTGTGAAGGAGTTAACTAATTGATGAACCAATGAATTTTGTCTTTTTACAAAATGTCATTATGCTTTTAATCTACCAAACAGTGCGATGTTGTGGTTGCCTAGATTAGAACACAAGGCAATGTGCTAAAATTAGGGTTATATAAATGTCATATACAATTAAGGTGGCCAAAAGGTATtaagacacttaaagggatagtccaaaacattttttttttcataattgacttaccctcatgccatcccagatgtgtaagattttcttctgcagaacatttaagatttttagaagaatatctcagctttgtagatccatacaatgcaagtgaatggtggccagaactataaatctccaaaaaTCTAAAAGTCAGCATTCAAGTAAACCATGACTATGgataaatccatttcttctgaatcAATTTaaaagttgtgggtgagaaacggaacaatatttatgtccttttttttactataaatcaccactttaactttcatattcttctggTTTTCGGCAACTCACATTGTTCAAGCATATTGCCACCAACTAGTCGGGGCTGGACAAAGGTGAAAATGTATATAGGAATAAAGGACaaaattattgatctgtttctcacccacacctatcatatcacttctgaagatatggatttaaccactgcagtcatatgaaatacttttatgctgccattgttATTTTTGGAGATTCCAAGTTCTGGacacaatttacttgcattgtgaggacctacagagctgagatattctattaaaaattttaatttgtgttctaaagaagaaagtcaaacacatctgggagggcatgagggtgagaaaatgatcagagaatttaagtttttggttgaactatccctttgagccacactttaaaatgtatggaTTTCTTTGCATTACATAATAAAATATCACACTGCAAAAAGAAAgctagcacaagcacacttttaatacatatacatacaaaataaatatacaacaTAAGACAATAGATGTACTGTTCTAAAGTACGACAATTATTTTGACACTTTCTGGGTCTCAAAATTAGTGCAACATGTTTATTGATAATGTAATGAATTACATCCAGATAAACTGAGGGTTACTAACTTAATCCATCTTCTACAAAATACCTCAGGATaagttttaatgaaaattttgtatgaaatgttatttaatgcaatcaaaatcatgtatttttaagtgtggagtaagtgtccaaatacttttggggccactgtagttCATaatgaatgtgtctgtgtgtgtaaaatGAATCTGCATAAGGTACGTTACCTCTTTAGGTTTTCTTTTGTGAGGCTACAGACAGAGGCAGATACAGAACATCTATTTGTAAACCGCATCAATTGACCATAATGTAAGAAGAATATCTAAAAATTCAGATACATTGCTAGGTCAATCTTGCATCAAAAGCAAATTCTACCCCCAAAACACgtttttccacacacacactggacacacTTACTTTAGttcttgttttctttattttctggTATTCTTCATTTGATTGTCCTCTCAGTTCCTAGAAAGGACACCAACCAAAGTAAAtgcaaaatcaaaaatgtaagtGTACAACTACAAATAACCACAGGAGGGCAGTATGGATCAAAGATTTAAAACTGATTcactaagataaaaaaaatatatatatatctctttttCAGATCAGGTCAAATAATTTCCTGCAAATAATTGAGTGATGACGaacttaaaaagtcttaaaaagtagTACTGACCTGATAATGTGTCTCCTCTTGGCTTCTAATCTAGAAtatgtaaatatatcaaatatttaagtAACCTATTTTAGATTAAGCTTTTAAAATAGTCACTTGATGTAACTTGATGTTTTTATAAACTGTATCATGAAAGACTGGACTGCAGGACATGGCAGCAGGTAATGCACTGCTACACTCTCACCTACATGTGATTGTGGTTTATAactttatataaattaaattcagAAAATAATCTTACCGGTCTGTCCAGTTGCTGATAATCAGAATTGATCTGAGGCAGATCTAAGTCCTGAGAATAATAGCACATACATTGCCTGagtaacaatttaaaaaatgtggttGAGTGTCATTTCAAGAAGTATTTCTATAAAAGAGGCATACCAGACTTTAAGAAATATTATCAAGTTCAGGCaccttttaaaatgattatttaagAAAACTAACATGGTGAAAATAAAGACCTAAAGTTACATTTACATCTGCATTTAAATCAGTTTTCCAGCTCAAACCACAAGTGAGGAAAATAACCAATTTTTCATACAAAAGCTAATAAGGACATTATGAGGTTTCAATTGCTCAGCGAGATATTAAGAGTTAGTTTACATGGGGGTGTCAACTTAACTGATAACTTTGTTAATTTTATCATTTTCTTAACCATCTTTTGAATTTTTAATATTACcaatttctgtcattttatcaAACATTGCTGGAATGTTTTAGAGTGAGAAAAACAAACTATTAGCTGAccataaaatgtatgaaatgatCCATTAGTAATACATAttgatgtttgtgctgttgttttccctCTGCTGTTTAATATTTCATCCAATATATTAAGACATATAAGATGGGGATATGAAATTGTACTGCATAACaggaattattattttaatgtaatacatGTTACTTTGTGTATAAGGCCCTTGAACATGCATTTCTTACAAAACTAACCCAGATAAATGGTTACTCACTGTATATACAGCCTCATTGGCATTTCGGGCTGGGGTTGCAGGGTCTGGAGGAATAGGCAATTCCCTTGTAAACTAAACCATACAAGGCAGAAAACAGGTTAAAACCACAAGGTACATTTCATCAGTTGCAACAAACAGTGCATATTAGAGCTCAATTTACCTTCTGTTCAAAGTAGAGAGCAGTAATAATGATGGAATACAGCAGCAGAATTACATCCAAAATGTAGCAAACAATTGGGTCGCTCACATGCACAGCCTCTGTGAAttgaacaaacattttaaaagatctTTGTAAAGCAAGGACCAACAAAAACACTCTTTTGAACTAACTATAAGTTCCAGTTATTTATGGATGTTTTACTTCTTTTTCCTTTCCCTGCTTAGTGTCGTGATGTAGATGTCAAAAAGCAAGCAACAAAAAAGATTTAACATTAACAAATGATAGAAGCACACCTATTGCCTAAAAAGCAGATgattatatataaaaagaataatCTCTATTTTTACATGACTTTAAAAAGTTCAGTATATTTTGGTTTGAAGCATCTAAAAAATGTGGGTCAGCCATTAAATCTGAGTTTAAACTTTGGCAACCCAATGTCAGCACTTAAAATACCTGTAACAAATACCCATACATttgcaaaatcttaaaaagataatcccattctactatatcaaataccttttcggcgtcaagtgagatggcagcgaccggagtctgatcattctccactgaccacatgatattgatgaaacgcctaatgttatcagaagagctacggacccgaataaaccccacctgatctatatgtataagagatgtcataactttacttaatttttgacagtattttaacatctagctggatcagggaaattggactctAACTCTttcactcgcttggatctttgtcctttttaagaatcagtctgatctgggcttgtgtaaTGGTTgacagaagctttccattcttaaatgattctgtataaacttctagcaaaagtggagccagttttgtagcataagatctaaaaaattcagcggcaaagccgtcTGGCCCTGGAGCCCTGCCTGTAGGCaaagccttaattacctcactaagctcctccaaggttatctcaaaatcaagatattttttttgctcagtcatcagtttaggaagtttcacaaagtttctaatgtcttcatcagtagacgaagatgtggaactatagagatcaagatagaattctttaaaaccattattaatatcaatggctgaggtaaatatttcaccaccagcagatttcactgaggtaaTGGaggaaaaagactctctctctgttttatatatcttgcCAGAGGTTTCCCTGCCTTATCCCCCAACTTAGAGTATGACTGTCTTACCCTGAACAGCCAAAACTCCacattccacaacaaaatagcattatatctTCATTTCAATTGGGTGAATTACCTAAGGCCATTAGACAACaatcggcacttcagctctgcgtgagcacttttaatattcccttccaattctacgagttcttgtgctttggattttttgatgaatgaggcatactgtatgatccaacccctaagaaccaccttaaatgcctcccaagccattcccacagaggatactgaggaccagttggtctctgtaatagacattgatttcagcctttagcatttgttggaatgcaggattttgcaaaagggatacattaaagcgccaactatatgagttctttttctctgtatgtggcaacacctcttaACACACCAgtgcatgatctgagactaaaatgtttccaattgagcaatcagcaaCAGATGAATTGAGGGACTTagataatatatacagtacatacactcacctaaatgattattaggaacacctgttcaatttctcattaatgcaattatctaatcaaccaatcacatggcagttgcttcaatgcatttagggctgTGGTCCTGGTCCAGACAATCTCccgaactccaaactgaatgtcagaatgggaaagaaaggtgatttaagcaattttgagcgtggcatggttgttggtgccagacgggctggtctgagtatttcacaatctgctcagttactgggattttcacgcacaaccatttctagggtttacaaagaatggtgtgaaaagggaaaaacatccagtatgcggcagtcctgtgggagaaaatgccttgttgatgctagaggtcagaggagaatgggccgactgattcaagctgatagaagagcaactttgcctgaaataaccactcgttacaaccgagggatgcagcaaagcatttgtgaagccacaacacgcacaaccttgaggcggatgggctacaacagcagaagaccccaccgggtaccactcatctccactacaaataggaaaaagaggctacaatttgcaagagctcaccaaaattggacagttgaagactggaaaaatgttgcctggtctgatgagtctcgatttctgttgagacattcagatggtagagtcagaatttggtgcaaacagaatgagaacatggatccatcatgccttgttaccactgtgcaggctgctgatggtggtgtaatggtgtgggggatgtttccatggcacactttaggccccttagtgccaattgggcatctattaaatgccacggcctacctgagcatatatatatattctagagtaaatcttatggactgatgaaactttTTTCTATTCCCTAACAGATTtgtttaaaagtctccaaatatttgtaagaccaagatttttacacatcctgtgaagcatcaatatTTCTCTAGGGggtttgcacacttttgcttcactatgatggactgagtccatcaaaatattAGACTCCTCCCAATATTACACTGCGTTCCcaagtattctgatcttatcattatttccatgcacattgtccaactccaaaccatataaacatgaatgcttattggattcaatcattttcaggtggtatgtatttgtgtaatgagggagggtgtggcgaaagtgactaacaccttatatcaaggtgtgcataattattaggcagcttcattgcctcaggtaaaatgggccaaaaaagaggtTTAACTGACAaacattgtaaaatgcctttcagatggatgcaacactcttgaaatagctaaactattgaggtgtGACCACCGGAtaatcaaacgttttgttgcgaatagtcaactggggcgcaaaaaacgcatggagaagaaaatgcacaaatgaactgcaaaagacttgagaagaattaaacatgAAGATACCAGGTCAGATGAaatgagtgactcttgatggaccagatggatggccccgtggctggatcactaatggacacagggcaccacttcgagtcaggtaccagcaaggtggaggaggggtactggcaGTACCACCACTCcctacagtatatgcatactatgcagtctgcgtagggcaacAACTCCCTAGAGGGGCACCAAAAAGTCCACCgactgcccttactcgcacattatatgttattcaaggacccgaaagcattTGCAGAACACAGACGATCACTTCACCCTCATATCAGACGAACCCCTGATTTCGcaatgtctgggaacaagaaaatgctgtggttcttccatgAAAGCCTTCCTTTAATCCTCGCCTCGCGTAACATCATTATTGATGATCGGGGCCTGTCTTCCTCCGATGATCGCCGAGCAGTAACTATGTGAGCTCGGatgatttccagtttatggcctgctaTAAATTTTTAGACTTTACTACTGAGATACAATACTACAGAGTCTTGGTGATATAGCCTTAATtgctcttaagaggttatgggaaagagatCTGAAGTTGGTATTG comes from Xyrauchen texanus isolate HMW12.3.18 chromosome 18, RBS_HiC_50CHRs, whole genome shotgun sequence and encodes:
- the LOC127659328 gene encoding T-cell surface glycoprotein CD3 zeta chain-like isoform X2, giving the protein MEMSRTATLLFLATHVSYTEAVHVSDPIVCYILDVILLLYSIIITALYFEQKFTRELPIPPDPATPARNANEAVYTDLDLPQINSDYQQLDRPIRSQEETHYQELRGQSNEEYQKIKKTRTKPHKRKPKEARTGRKRDAAEVVEMDTFEAS
- the LOC127659328 gene encoding T-cell surface glycoprotein CD3 zeta chain-like isoform X1, producing MEMSRTATLLFLATHVSYTEAVHVSDPIVCYILDVILLLYSIIITALYFEQKFTRELPIPPDPATPARNANEAVYTDLDLPQINSDYQQLDRPIRSQEETHYQELRGQSNEEYQKIKKTRTKIFFLHYGQLMRFTNRCSVSASVCSLTKENLKRLEQGEKGMQQKLWRWTLLRHHEIKPV